A single window of Oncorhynchus keta strain PuntledgeMale-10-30-2019 chromosome 34, Oket_V2, whole genome shotgun sequence DNA harbors:
- the LOC118374045 gene encoding germ cell-specific gene 1-like protein — MLENMSRRSRSLLSLTLTTLALALSILALCTSYWCEGTHKVVKPLCLSPVKMRNCGQNNSEPYTTESPTQNPYNRTLPPQRRDELAKIRQRQLDNAVHYIWETGEDKYTFRYFHTGFWESCEKHVDGEKCRSFIELTPGETQGVLWLSVISEFTYIGLLGMGFLLMWLELLCSHKEIHALKINAYAAICTVLSGLMGMVAHMMYTTVFQMTVIVGPKDWRPQTWDYGWSFALAWISFSCCMGAAVFTLNSYTKTIIELRHKQRLRLEEARTATHAPPYNEVVPGSGLYSVSGLLQCPDGMIDVAWAPDGTVMGVGNGDVPTLVLVGGCGPEGCEDCEREMDEMEEAMERERADSPC, encoded by the exons ATGTTGGAGAACATGTCTCGTCGGTCCCGCTCCCTgctgtctctgaccctgaccaCTCTGGCTCTGGCCCTGTCCATCCTGGCTCTCTGCACCTCCTACTGGTGTGAAGGGACTCACAAGGTGGTCaagcctctctgcctgtctccggTCAAGATGAGGAACTGTGGGCAGAACAACAGTGAACCCTACACCACAG agagcccaactcagaacccatacaacagaaccctgcCTCCCCAGAGGAGAGATGAACTGGCTAAGATCCGCCAGAGACAGCTGGACAATGCTGTCCACTACAtctgggagacaggagaggacaagtaCACCTTCAGATACTTCCACACGGGCTTCTGGGAGAGCTGTGAGAAACACGTTGATG GTGAGAAGTGTCGCAGCTTTATTGAGCTGACTCCTGGTGAAACACAag gtgtgttATGGCTATCGGTGATATCTGAGTTCACTTACATCGGTCTATTGGGAATGGGCTTTCTGTTGATGTGGTTGGAGTTGTTGTGTTCCCATAAGGAGATACACGCTCTCAAAATCAATGCCTATGCTGCCATCTGCACCGTACTGTCAG gTCTGATGGGGATGGTGGCCCACATGATGTACACCACAGTGTTCCAGATGACTGTCATCGTTGGCCCTAAAGACTGGAGGCCTCAGACCTGGGACTACGGCTGGTCATTCGC CCTGGCGTGGATCTCCTTCAGCTGTTGTATGGGAGCTGCAGTCTTCACCCTCAACTCTTACACCAAGACCATCATCGAGCTGCGCCACAAACAAAGGCTCCGATTGGAGGAGGCCCGCACCGCCACCCACGCCCCTCCCTACAATGAGGTGGTCCCCGGGAGCGGCCTCTACTCTGTCAGCGGCCTATTGCAGTGCCCAGACGGGATGATTGACGTGGCGTGGGCGCCTGACGGGACCGTGATGGGGGTGGGGAACGGGGATGTACCAACTCTGGTGTTGGTAGGAGGGTGTGGGCCAGAGGGCTGTgaggactgtgagagagagatggatgagatggAGGAGGCCATGGAGAGGGAAAGAGCTGATTCGCCTTGTTAA